A window from Lolium rigidum isolate FL_2022 unplaced genomic scaffold, APGP_CSIRO_Lrig_0.1 contig_27846_1, whole genome shotgun sequence encodes these proteins:
- the LOC124680760 gene encoding chitin-inducible gibberellin-responsive protein 2-like — protein MMGFPKGDLKELLIACARAIDEEGSSIATDVMVQELRKLVSVSGEPLQRLGAYMVEGLAARLASYCTTDRVSGCKKPKMKKTSIEERISHMETLHEVCRYFRSGYLSANGAIEEAVMGEDKIHIIDFHITGGSQLVGLIRELSRREGGPPTVRITGIDDSVPTYAAGSLLEEAGMRLRMVACKYGVALEFHATAISVEELEGAHLAVIPGEAVVVNFNLGLHRIPDDTVSTANHRDRILRLVKSLSPKVVTLVEQELDTNTGPFKQRFMETLDYYAAVFESMDLTLISRGQKRERRYYYGDFFEYINQAPPSDDSTRIGIEQHCLGREVVSIVACEGAERVERHEPFHKWKVRLTMAGFTPSQLNSDLNDRIRKRLQSHNSNYLCDERDGVFYLGWKGRPLVVTSAWH, from the coding sequence ATGATGGGCTTCCCCAAAGGAGATTTGAAGGAGCTATTGATTGCTTGTGCGAGAGCCATTGACGAGGAAGGCAGCTCCATCGCGACCGATGTGATGGTTCAGGAGTTGAGAAAATTGGTTTCAGTATCTGGCGAGCCGCTCCAGAGGTTGGGTGCCTACATGGTGGAAGGGCTTGCTGCCAGGCTTGCCTCCTACTGCACAACAGACAGAGTTTCAGGGTGCAAGAAACCGAAAATGAAAAAGACTAGCATAGAGGAACGGATCTCCCACATGGAGACACTGCACGAGGTTTGCCGGTACTTCAGGTCTGGATACCTGTCAGCAAATGGTGCAATAGAAGAGGCTGTGATGGGAGAAGACAAGATCCATATAATCGACTTCCATATCACTGGAGGAAGTCAGTTGGTTGGTCTCATCCGAGAACTTTCTAGAAGGGAAGGTGGACCACCAACCGTAAGGATCACAGGAATTGATGATTCAGTACCAACTTATGCTGCGGGCAGCTTGCTAGAGGAGGCTGGGATGAGGCTGCGGATGGTCGCTTGCAAATACGGCGTGGCCTTGGAATTCCATGCGACTGCTATCTCTGTAGAGGAACTTGAAGGGGCACATCTTGCAGTCATCCCTGGGGAAGCAGTGGTGGTAAACTTCAACCTGGGATTGCACCGCATTCCAGATGACACGGTGAGCACCGCGAATCACCGTGACCGGATACTAAGGCTGGTGAAGAGCTTGTCGCCGAAGGTGGTCACCCTTGTGGAGCAGGAGCTGGACACCAACACGGGCCCTTTCAAGCAGAGGTTCATGGAGACGCTGGACTACTATGCCGCCGTCTTCGAGTCCATGGACCTGACACTTATATCAAGGGGTCAGAAGAGAGAACGGCGCTACTACTACGGTGACTTCTTCGAGTACATCAACCAGGCTCCCCCGAGCGATGACAGCACACGGATCGGCATTGAGCAACACTGCCTTGGGAGGGAGGTCGTGAGCATCGTTGCATGTGAGGGAGCAGAGAGAGTGGAAAGGCACGAGCCCTTCCACAAGTGGAAGGTGCGACTTACGATGGCCGGATTCACACCGTCTCAACTCAACTCGGATTTGAATGACCGCATCCGGAAGAGGCTGCAGAGCCACAACAGCAACTACCTGTGCGACGAGAGGGACGGGGTGTTCTACCTCGGTTGGAAGGGCAGACCACTGGTGGTTACGTCCGCCTGGCATTAG